The segment GTCATTTACCACCAATACGCGCTCAAGGCGGTGCTGACTCATTAAACGCTTTGCTTCGTCTAATGAGCAACCTTCTTTAACGGTAATCAAGCGCTCACGCGGAGTCATCTTGGATTTCACTGGCGCATCTAAGTCTTCTTCAAAGCGTAAGTCGCGGTTAGTAATAATGCCAACCACTTCCTTGCCAGTCAGAACTGGGAATCCCGAGAAGCCATGCTCACGAGAAAGCTGAATCACTTGGCGCAATGTGGCATCTGGACCGATGGTAATCGGGTCACGGAGTACACCGGATTCATAGCGCTTGACCTTAGCCACTTCACGGGCTTGCTCAGCTGGCTTGAGGTTTTTATGAATAATGCCAATGCCACCCTCGCTGGCCATGGCAATTGCCAATCGACCTTCGGTCACGGTATCCATGGCAGCGGACACCAGCGGTGTATTGAGTGAAATATCTCGAGTTAACTTACTTGCCAAACTGGCATCCCGAGGAAGTACCGAAGAATAGGCCGGTACGAGGAGCACATCGTCAAAAGTGAGTGCTTTTTGAATGAGTCGCATGCAAAACCCCTAGTCGCAAAAACCGATTATAGCCTCCTGGCCTTTCTTTTAGCTGCGGCAGCCTGGAATTTGGCATCTTGGTTCTGATTTGCCTTCTTGCGACGCACTGCTTTGGGGTCGACCAGCAGCGGCGAGTAGAGCTCCAAACGATCCCCGTCGTAAATGGGGCTATCCCAATCCTTGCGCTTTCCAAAGACCCCAAAACAGCCCTTTCTGGCCA is part of the Polynucleobacter sp. es-EL-1 genome and harbors:
- a CDS encoding RnfH family protein; this translates as MSSKTIKILLCDARQGEPTLSPFSLELESKEQATVGLALLRAGIANSPDDPALARKGCFGVFGKRKDWDSPIYDGDRLELYSPLLVDPKAVRRKKANQNQDAKFQAAAAKRKARRL